In a genomic window of Carettochelys insculpta isolate YL-2023 chromosome 19, ASM3395843v1, whole genome shotgun sequence:
- the NCBP3 gene encoding nuclear cap-binding protein subunit 3 isoform X2: MAAVRGLRISVKAEAAEQPRGPEPEPMEVEEGELETVPVRRSLRELIPDTSRRYENKAGSFITGIDVTSKEAIEKKEQRAKRFHFRAEVNLAQRNVALERDMMKKAIPKVRLDTIYICGVDEMSTQDIFAYFKEYPPAHIEWLDDTSCNVVWLDEVTATRALINMSSMPDQDKLKNRENNEEKTTEKNRKDKQEESSDDETEEGEVEDDNPSDVELDTLSQVEEDSLLRNDLRPANKLAKGNKLFMRFATKDDKKELGAARRSQYYMKYGNPNYGGMKGILSNSWKRRYHSRRIHRDVIKKRTLIGDDVGLTPPYKHRHSGLVNVPEEPIEEEEEEEDEDMDEDDRVVVEYRDELQAFKQARDRSAARRSSASASDSDEMDYDLELKMISTPSPKKSMKMTMYADEVESQLKNIRNSMRADSIASSNVKNRIGSKGSSEKVADVRLLLEEKRQNNTGQRQPVSTTKSDIRQRLGKRPHSPEVKTPSSTSNPRREPVSDVHSRLGIPKQDVKGLYSDTREKKSGYCMASILWNKRNLK; this comes from the exons GACACGAGTAGAAGGTATGAAAACAAAGCTGGAAGTTTCATCACAGGAATAGATGTCACCTCTAAG GAAGCAATTGAGAAAAAGGAACAAAGAGCAAAGCGTTTTCATTTTCGAGCTGAAGTGAATCTTGCCCAAAGAAACGTGGCATTGGAGCGGGACATGATGAAGAAAG CAATCCCCAAAGTGAGACTGGACACAATCTACATTTGTGGGGTAGATGAGATGAGTACACAGGACATCTTTGCCTATTTTAAAGAGTATCCGCCTGCTCATATTGAATGGCTAGATGACACATCAT gTAATGTGGTCTGGCTTGATGAAGTGACAGCAACACGAGCTCTTATAAATATGAGCTCTATGCCTGATCAGGATAAACtcaaaaacagagaaaacaatGAAGAGAAGACAACTGAGAAAAACAGGAAAG ACAAACAGGAGGAAAGCTCGGATGATGAGACTGAGGAAGGAGAGGTTGAGGATGATAATCCAAGTGATGTTGAG TTGGATACACTTTCCCAGGTAGAGGAAGATTCTCTCCTAAGAAATGATCTTCGCCCAGCCAACAAGTTGGCTAAAGGAAACAAACTGTTCATGAGATTTGCTACTAAAG ATGACAAAAAAGAGCTTGGAGCTGCAAGAAGAAGCCAATATTATATGAAATATGGCAACCCTAATTATGGTGGTATGAAAGGAATTCTTAGCAATTCTTG GAAACGAAGATATCATTCACGTCGAATCCATCGTGATGTCATAAAGAAAAGGACACTCATTGGAGATGATGTTGGGTTGACACCTCCTTACAAACACCGGCATTCAG GTCTGGTTAATGTCCCTGAGGAGCCtattgaggaagaagaggaggaggaagatgaggatATGGATGAGGATGACAGGGTTGTAGTTGAGTACCGGGATGAACTACAAGCTTTCAAGCAGGCTCGAGATCGCAGTGCAGCAAGACGATCAAGTGCCAGTGCATCTGATTCTGATGAAATGGACTATGATCTTGAACTGAAAATGATATCCACTCCGTCTCCCAAAAAGAGCATGAAAATGACAATGTATGCAGATGAGGTGGAATCTCAATTGAAAAATATTAG GAACTCTATGAGAGCAGATAGCATAGCATCCAGTAATGTTAAAAACCGAATTGGCAGCAAAGGATCGTCAGAAAAAGTGGCTGATGTAAGACTACTGTTAGAGGAAAAACGTCAGAATAATACAGGGCAGCGTCAACCAGTCAGCACTACAAAATCAG ATATACGGCAGAGACTAGGAAAGAGACCACACTCTCCAGAAGTCAAGACCCCAAGTAGCACCTCCAATCCTCGTCGGGAGCCAGTGTCAGACGTACATAGCCGGTTAGGGATACCCAAACAAGATGTGAAAGGCCTGTACTCTGACACCAGAGAGAAGAAATCAG GATACTGTATGGCTTCCATTCTATGGAACAAGAGGAACTTGAAATGA
- the NCBP3 gene encoding nuclear cap-binding protein subunit 3 isoform X1: protein MAAVRGLRISVKAEAAEQPRGPEPEPMEVEEGELETVPVRRSLRELIPDTSRRYENKAGSFITGIDVTSKEAIEKKEQRAKRFHFRAEVNLAQRNVALERDMMKKAIPKVRLDTIYICGVDEMSTQDIFAYFKEYPPAHIEWLDDTSCNVVWLDEVTATRALINMSSMPDQDKLKNRENNEEKTTEKNRKDKQEESSDDETEEGEVEDDNPSDVELDTLSQVEEDSLLRNDLRPANKLAKGNKLFMRFATKDDKKELGAARRSQYYMKYGNPNYGGMKGILSNSWKRRYHSRRIHRDVIKKRTLIGDDVGLTPPYKHRHSGLVNVPEEPIEEEEEEEDEDMDEDDRVVVEYRDELQAFKQARDRSAARRSSASASDSDEMDYDLELKMISTPSPKKSMKMTMYADEVESQLKNIRNSMRADSIASSNVKNRIGSKGSSEKVADVRLLLEEKRQNNTGQRQPVSTTKSDIRQRLGKRPHSPEVKTPSSTSNPRREPVSDVHSRLGIPKQDVKGLYSDTREKKSGNLWTRLGSAPKTQEKTQDKSENSVTSPEEDDSELQRAWGALIKEKEQSRQKKSRLDNLPSLQIEISRESSSGSDTES from the exons GACACGAGTAGAAGGTATGAAAACAAAGCTGGAAGTTTCATCACAGGAATAGATGTCACCTCTAAG GAAGCAATTGAGAAAAAGGAACAAAGAGCAAAGCGTTTTCATTTTCGAGCTGAAGTGAATCTTGCCCAAAGAAACGTGGCATTGGAGCGGGACATGATGAAGAAAG CAATCCCCAAAGTGAGACTGGACACAATCTACATTTGTGGGGTAGATGAGATGAGTACACAGGACATCTTTGCCTATTTTAAAGAGTATCCGCCTGCTCATATTGAATGGCTAGATGACACATCAT gTAATGTGGTCTGGCTTGATGAAGTGACAGCAACACGAGCTCTTATAAATATGAGCTCTATGCCTGATCAGGATAAACtcaaaaacagagaaaacaatGAAGAGAAGACAACTGAGAAAAACAGGAAAG ACAAACAGGAGGAAAGCTCGGATGATGAGACTGAGGAAGGAGAGGTTGAGGATGATAATCCAAGTGATGTTGAG TTGGATACACTTTCCCAGGTAGAGGAAGATTCTCTCCTAAGAAATGATCTTCGCCCAGCCAACAAGTTGGCTAAAGGAAACAAACTGTTCATGAGATTTGCTACTAAAG ATGACAAAAAAGAGCTTGGAGCTGCAAGAAGAAGCCAATATTATATGAAATATGGCAACCCTAATTATGGTGGTATGAAAGGAATTCTTAGCAATTCTTG GAAACGAAGATATCATTCACGTCGAATCCATCGTGATGTCATAAAGAAAAGGACACTCATTGGAGATGATGTTGGGTTGACACCTCCTTACAAACACCGGCATTCAG GTCTGGTTAATGTCCCTGAGGAGCCtattgaggaagaagaggaggaggaagatgaggatATGGATGAGGATGACAGGGTTGTAGTTGAGTACCGGGATGAACTACAAGCTTTCAAGCAGGCTCGAGATCGCAGTGCAGCAAGACGATCAAGTGCCAGTGCATCTGATTCTGATGAAATGGACTATGATCTTGAACTGAAAATGATATCCACTCCGTCTCCCAAAAAGAGCATGAAAATGACAATGTATGCAGATGAGGTGGAATCTCAATTGAAAAATATTAG GAACTCTATGAGAGCAGATAGCATAGCATCCAGTAATGTTAAAAACCGAATTGGCAGCAAAGGATCGTCAGAAAAAGTGGCTGATGTAAGACTACTGTTAGAGGAAAAACGTCAGAATAATACAGGGCAGCGTCAACCAGTCAGCACTACAAAATCAG ATATACGGCAGAGACTAGGAAAGAGACCACACTCTCCAGAAGTCAAGACCCCAAGTAGCACCTCCAATCCTCGTCGGGAGCCAGTGTCAGACGTACATAGCCGGTTAGGGATACCCAAACAAGATGTGAAAGGCCTGTACTCTGACACCAGAGAGAAGAAATCAG GTAACTTATGGACCCGCTTAGGATCGGCCCCTAAGACACAAGAAAAGACTCAAGATAAATCAGAAAACTCAGTAACATCTCCAGAGGAGGATGATTCAGAGCTCCAGCGGGCATGGGGTGctctaataaaagaaaaagaacaatctCGCCAGAAGAAAAGCCGATTAGATAATTTGCCATCTTTACAAATTGAAATTAGCCGGGAGAGCAGTTCAGGGTCAGACACCGAATCATGA